Below is a window of Nocardioides sp. S-1144 DNA.
CCCGGCCGACCCGACCGGTGCGGACGCACGGCCTCGGCCGTCGGTGCGCGCCGAGGTTGCCTCGCTCCGGTCCGCGAGGCTCTGGTTGGTGCTGCTCACCTGCGCGGCGATCAACGCCGGCGTCATGTCGGTCTACAGCTTCGTCTCCCCGCTCCTCGGCGGCCGGGCTGGTCTCGGCGTCTCGCTCGTCCCGCTGGCGCTGGTGCTGTTCGGCCTCGGGACCTTCGTGGGCAACCTCGCCGGCGGTCGCCTCGGGGAGAGCCGTCCGTTCGCAGTCCTGGCCACGGCCGCGGGCGTCACCCTCGTCACCGTCGCGCTCCTGACGGTCGCCACCTCGACGGTGCCCGCCGTGCTGCTGTTCGGGCTCCTCGGCCTCGTCGGCCTCTCGGCCAACCCCGTGCTGGTCGCCCTCGCTGTCCGGTTCGGCGGTGACGGAGCAACCCTGCCGAGCGCGATGGCCACCTCGATGTTCAACGCCGGCACCGCGGTCGGAACTGCAGTGACCGGGGCGCTGCTGACCACCTCGTTGGGCGACGCGAGCCCTGCGCTGGTCGGGGTGGTCGCCGCCGCACTGGTCCTGGTCCCGGTCATCCTCCTGGGGCGCCACGGACGGCTCGCACGAGGCGGCGCCCACCGGCGATCGCCGGCGCCCTCCGCCTCGCTGTGACGGCACTCGCGGGCGTGCCCCCGGGCCGCCGCCGGGCGGCGTCACAGAACCCGTGCTGATGGTGCTCGGAGCCCGCCCCGACACGCCCACCCGCTAGACCCGTCCCCACACCCGAGGAGAACCACCACCATGCGAGCAACGCTCATGTACGCCGCCGGCGACGTCCGGGTCGAGACCGTCCCGGACTCGATCATCGAGCAGCCCACCGACGTCCTGGTCCGCGTCACCGCGAGCTGCATCTGCGGCAGCGACCTGCACCCCTACCACTCCCTGCCCGCCAAGGCCGGGCCCGCCCGGATGGGCCACGAGTTCATCGGCGTGGTCGAGGAGGTCGGCGCGGACGTCACCACCCTGACCAAGGGCGACCTGGTCGTCGCCCCCTTCGCCTACTCCGACGGCACCTGCCAGTTCTGCCGCGCGGGCCTGCACACCTCCTGCGAGAAGGGCGGCTTCTGGGACACGTTGCCCCAGGAGGGGGGCCAGGCCGAGCTCGTCCGCGTCCCCCTCGCCGACGGCACCCTCGTCAAGCTCCCCGTCGCGCCCGACTCCGAGCTCGTCCCCTCGCTGCTGACCCTCTCCGACGTCTACGGAACCGGCTACCACGCCGCCGTCCGTGGCGGTGTCAGCGCCGGCAAGAGCGTCACCGTCATCGGCGACGGCGCCGTCGGCCTGCTCGCCGTGCTCTCGGCCCAGCAGCTCGGCGCCGAGCAGATCATCCTCATGGGACGCCACCAGTCCCGCACCGACCTCGGTCGCGAGTTCGGTGCCACCGACGTCGTCGCCGAGCGCGGCGAGGAAGGCGTCGCGAAGGTCCGCGACCTCACGGGCGGTCACGGCACCCACGTGGTCCTCGAGGCCGTCGGACACATGCCCGCCTACGAGCAGGCCTGCGGCGTCGTCCGACCCGGCGGCACGATCAGCCGGGTCGGGGTGCCGCAGTACGAAGAGGCCCCCGTCGGGTTCACCTCGCTGTTCGGCGGCAACATCACCCTCACCGGCGGCCCGGCACCCACCCGCGCCTACATCGAGCAGCTCCTGCCCGCGGTCCTCGACGGCACCGTGCAGCCCGGCAGGGTGTTCGACCGCACCATCAACCTCGACGACGTCCCCGACGGCTACCGCGCCATGGACGACCGCGAGGCCCTCAAGATCCTCGTCAAGCCTTGACCCCGACCGCCGGCAGAGAGCCGGACCCGACCATGAGCAAGGGCGTCCGCTCCGTCGTCCTCACCTGCCTCGCGTCGCTCGCGCTGACGGCGCTGGCCGCGTGCGGCGGCACCAGCACGCCAGAGACACCTGGTGCCCCCAGCGGCAGCACCCCGACATCCGGGCGGGGGGCTGGCGAGGCGACCGCGACGCCCAGGTCCTCACCGGCGACGCCGCCGCCCCCAGGAGCTGATGCCGACAGCAGCCAGCGACCCGAGACCGGCAACCGCCGGCTCCGGCTGGTCGTCAGCGGCCAGCAGGTCGAGGTCGAGCTCGACGACAGCGCCGCCGCACGAGACCTGCTCGCGCAGCTGCCCCTGACCGTGAACATGACCGACCACGGCGGCGTCGAGAAGACCGGCCCCCTCCCCACACCGCTCTCGCTGGAGGGTCAACCCGACGGTGCAGACCCGGAGATCGGAGACCTCGGCTACTACGCGCCCGGCAACGACCTCGTCCTCTACCACGGCGACCAGTCCTACTTCCCCGGCATCGTCGTGCTCGGCCGGATGACGGGCGACGCGGCCGACCGTCTCGCCACGATCGCTGGACCGGTCACCGTGGCCGTCAGCGTCGTGGGGTAGCACCCGCGCACGGCCGGGCGGCGTCTGACGGCAGTCACCGGTCGCTACGTCGCGGACACGATCTCGTTGGTGAACCAGTCGGCGAGCCGGCCGCCGTGGTCGCGGCTGCTGACCACGATGCCGATCTCGAGGTCGAGCGCCACCTCGACGTGATCTGGCACCTCACCGGGGCGCGCCCGCCATGAGTCGCCGCGCTCGAGACGCTCGGAGACCTCGGAGAAGACCAAGGGGCAGCAGGCGCAGATCGGGTCGTAGCCCTCCTCGGCGCGAGCCGTGAAAGCAACCGTGGGGCGCCCGGACAGCTCGCCGGGGCGGACGTCACTGATGGTCACCCCGCTGCTCAGCTCGTAGGGGTCGAGCATCGCCGACCACTGGTAGTTGGTCGGGTACGGCTCGACGTCGCGCAGCTGGAAGCTCGACGGAGGTGCGCCGCGCTCGCGGATTCGCTCGCCCCGGGGCAGTCGGACCGCGTCGAGCTCGCCGTGCCGGAGCCAGGCGTGGAGCTCCTCGTCTGGGGACCGGTGGACGATCTCGAGGGTCGTCCAACGTGCGTGTGCCTCGCGAGCCAGCTCGCGGACGTCGTCGGGAGACACGGGTCGAGCCTAGGAGACGGATGCTTGTTGCCCAGTACGCATGGAACTCGCTGGGCGGCAGGCTTTGCACGACCGACTTCCAGTTGACCCTCACCAGTCCTGCTCGGGTCCTCGACCCTCGCCAGGATCGCGTACTGCCGTCACCGTGCGGCGACCGAGCCGGAACTCAGCTCAGGTTGATGATGTCGTTCATCGAGCTGGAGATGCTCGAGTCGCCGTTGCCGGAGCGCCGTTTCGTGCCCCGCTTCCGGTCCCGCCTCGCGAGGATGACGAGGGGGAGGAACACGACGACGAGCACCGCCACCAGGAAGGCCACGGCGGCAGCGATGGCCAAGGCATCGGAACCCACGGTGGTTCTCCTCTCCGGCGGCCCTGGTGACCTGCGGTGCGAGCCTAGACCCGGCCACCGACATCTCGAAGCAGAACCGGTGCGTCGCGACCCAGGACGCGGTCACGGCGACGGGTGCCTCGGACCGGCGGTGGTGCCGAGGGTGGGGGCTCGCTGGTGATCGCGCCACAGCGCGATCAGGTCGGTCAGGCCGTCACCAAGCGCGTCGGGCTCGCGCCAGAAAGGGATCCGCAGGTACTCGCGACACCCCTCGACGGCCGAGAACACGGGACCGGGGCTGACGAGGATCCCGTGACGTCGCGCGTGCTGCCCGAACGCCGAGGCGTCCAGGCCGGGGACGCGCACCCAGAGCCCGCTGCCGCCGCCGGGCCGCGTGAAGGACCACTCCGGTGCGTCGGCGTTCAGGATCGCGGCGGCCGCCGCGTAGCCGGTCTCCAGCTGGCGCCGGCGCGCGGCGCGAGCCTCGTCGACCACGGACAAGCAGGACGCGGCCACCAGCTGCGTGAGTGGCGAGCTCCCGAGGTCGGCGACGGCCTTGGCGCGGACCAGCGGATCCAGGAACGAGGATCGGGCACGGATCCACCCGATCCGCAGCCCGCCCCAGAAGAGCTTCGACACCGAGCCGAGGGCGACCCACTGCTCCGGCGGCAGTCCGTGACCGACCGGCGTCGGTGGGCGGTCCGCGTCGAGCATGAGGTCGGCGGGGGACCCGTCCTCGAGCAGGATGGTCCGCGACCCCGAGAGGATCTGGGTCAGGCCGGCGGCCCTGGCGGGAGTGATTACCGAGCCGGTCGGGTTGTGGGCGATCGGCAGCGAGTAGAACAGGCGCGGCTTGAGCTGGCGGACCAGCCGCTCGAGCACCTCGAGGTCCGGGCCGGAGTGGTCGACCGGGACCGGCACCAGCCGGGCACCCTGCGCGCGGAACGCGTCCAGCGCGCCCCGGTAGGACGGGTCCTCGACCAGGACGACGTCGCCGGGCCGGACCAGGGCAGCCGCGACCATCGCCAGGCCCTGCTGGGATCCCGAGGTGACCAGGACCTCCTCCGCCGACGTCGCGACCCCGAGGTCGGCGTAGTAGCCGGCGAGCGCCTCACGCAGCTCGAGCAGGCCGGCCGGCTCGTAGCCGTCGTCCGCGACCAGGTCGGCGAGCCGCGCCTGCCGCAGCACCCGGTCGCTGTGCTCGACCACGAGGTCGAGGCCCCCCGGCGCGCCGCTGGAGAGGTCGTGGCGTCGCGGCACCGGGTGGCTGCCGAAGCTGGTGAGCCGCGCGTCGCCCCGAGGACCGCCCCCACCGCGACCACCGACCGACGTGACGAACGTCCCGCTGCCGACCCGGCTCTCGACCACCTGGGCGTCCCGCAGCAGGTTGTAGGCCTCCGTCACCGTCCCGCGACTGATCATGAGTGCGGCGCCGAGCGAGCGCTCGGACGGCATCGTGTCGCCGTCGCGGAGGTCGCCCTGGTCGACGAGGTCGGTGACCGCGGCGGCCAGGCGCTGCGCGAGGGGGCCGCTCCCGGACTCCCACCCCGCCAGCAGGCGCGTGATGCGGCCCGTGGTGTTCGTGGCGCACCTCCACCTTTGGACCATTGCCGGTCGCATTGGCCCTTGCCGGGCCAATTCCTGGGCCACAGTGTTGGTGCTCGGACACGGCGCGGGCAAGTCGCGCCGTCGGCAGGAGGACATCGACCGTGGCAGTGCTCGTCGTAGGAACCCTCGACACCAAGGGTGCCGAGGTCGCGTTCGTCCGCGACCGTCTGCAGCGTGACGGGTCCGACGTCCTGGTGATGGACGTCGGCGTGCTCGGCGGCAGCGAGGTCGAGCCCGACCTCGACGCCTCCACCGTCGCGGCCGCCGCGGGTCACCAGCTCGCTGACCTGCGGTCCGCGGGCGACCGCGGTGCCGCCCTGCGCGCCATGGCCCAGGGTGCCGCAGCCCTCACCACGGGCCTCGTGGGGCGCGGTGAGGTCGAGGGCGTCCTCGGGCTGGGCGGCAGCGGAGGGTCGTCGGTCGTCGCCGAGGTCGCGCGCGTGCTGCCGGTCGGCATGCCGAAGCTGCTCGTGTCGACGATGGCCAGCGGCGACGTCTCGGCCTACGTCGGGGAGACCGACCTGACCCTGATGCACAGCGTGGTCGACCTCGCCGGCCTCAACGTGATCTCGCGCGAGATCCTGCGCAACGCGGCGGTGGCGACCGGCGCGATGGCCCGCGCCTACGCCGCGGCACGGTCCGAGCCCGCGGACGCCGTCGACCGCCCGCTCGTCGCCGCGACCATGTTCGGGGTCACCACGCCGGCCGTCGAGACCGCCAAGGTCGAGCTCGAGGCCTCGGGCTACGACGTCATCGTCTTCCACGCGACTGGCTCGGGCGGTCGGGCGATGGAGTCGTTGGTCCGCAGCGGCTACTTCGCCGGCGTCCTCGACCTGACGACGACCGAGATCGCCGACGAGGTCGTGGGCGGTGTGCTCTCGGCCGGTCCCGGCCGGCTCACCGCCGCCGCCGAGCTCGGGCTGCCCCAGGTGGTCAGCCTGGGTGCCGTCGACATGGTGAACTTCGGGCCGCGCGCCTCGGTGCCGGACCAGTTCGACGAGCGCACCCTGCTGGTGCACAACGACACCGTGACCCTGATGCGGACCACGGCCGACGAGGCACGCTCCATCGGCCGCACCATCGGAGAACGACTGGCGCGCAGCACCGGCCCCACCGTCGTCTTCGTCCCGGTGGGCGGCACGTCGGCGATCGACGCCGTCGACGGGCCCTTCTGGGACCAGGAGGCCGACCAGGCCGCCGTCACGGCGCTCCGGGAGGCACTCGCCGGGACCGGCATCGAGGTCGTGGTCCGCGAGGAGAACATCAACGATCCCCAGTTCGCAGTCGCCATGGCGCAGCGGCTGCACACGCTCGTCGAAGGAGAGAACGCATGAACCGCACCGAGGCGCTCCAGGCCCTCCGGAGCCAGGTCGCGCAGGACCTGCCCGTCGTGGGGGCCGGTGCCGGGACCGGTCTGTCCGCCAAGTCCGCCGAGATGGGCGGCGCGGACCTGATCATCATCTACAACTCCGGGCGGTTCCGGATGGCCGGGCGCGGCTCGCTGGCCGGGATGATGCCGTACGGCGACGCCAACAAGATCGTGATGGAGATGGCCGCCGAGGTGCTGCCGGTCATCGAGCGCACGCCGGTCCTCGCCGGCGTCTGCGGGACCGACCCGTTCCGCCTCATGCCGCAGTTCCTGGACGAGATCGCCCGGACGGGGTTCACCGGCGTCCAGAACTTCCCGACGGTGGGTCTCATCGACGGGGTGTTCCGGGCCAACCTGGAGGAGACCGGGATGGGCTTCGACCTGGAGGTCGAGATGATCCGGCTGGCCGCCGAGCGGGACCTGCTGACGGCGCCCTACGTCTTCGACGTCGAGCAGGCCAGGGCGATGACCGAGGCCGGCGCGGACGTCCTGGTGCCCCACATGGGTCTGACCACCAAGGGCTCGATCGGCGCGGCCACGGCGATCTCCCTCGACGAGGCCATCGACCGGGTGCAGGCGATGAGCGACGCCGCCCACGCCGTTGACCCGGAGGTCATCGTGCTGTGCCACGGAGGTCCGATCGCCGAGCCGGACGACGTGCGCACCGTCCTCGAGCGCACCAGCGGCGTGGTCGGGTTCTTCGGCGCCTCGTCGATGGAGCGCCTGCCCAACGAGCGCGCGATCGCCGACCAGCTGCGGCTGTTCAAGAGTCTTCCGGTCTGACGCACCACCCACCGTCTGCGAAGGAGAGCATCGTGCACAGGAAGCCACGGGACCTGACGACCATGGTCCTCGACTGGGGATCCATCAAGTGGTTCGTCTCCCCGGACACCGTGCCGGGGGCCACCTCGTCGTTCGGCGAGGTCGTCATCAACCCCACCCAGGGTCACGACCGCCACGAGCACCCGGGGGCCGACGAGGTCCTCTACGTGATCGAGGGGACCGGTCGCCAGACGGTGGGGGACGGGCCGGAGTTCGAGATCGTCGCCGGCGACACGATCTGGGTGCCCAGGGGCACGCCGCACTCGACGTTCAACACCGGCTGGAAGGCGCTGCGCCTGATCGCGACCTACACACCCGGCGGCGAGGAGCAGGCGCTCCGGGGGCTGCCCGACTTCGTCGAGCTGCCCGCAGGTGACACCCCGGTGTGGAAGCCGGCCGACTCGGCCCGATGAGCTCGGACGTCGACGCCGATGGTCGACGCCGGCGGCGGGACGAGGGTCCACCGCGCGGGTGGAGCGCCATGACCAGGCACGCCCCTACCGTCACCGTCATGACCACTTCTCCCGTGGATCCAGGGGTCGTCGAGCCCGAGGCCGCACCTGGCGAGGACCCGGGCGTCCCCGAGCCCCCGGCTCCGGCCGCTGACCCGGACGAGACCGAACCCGCCCAGAACCCGTCGTGATGAGCAGGGCATGAGCAGCACGCCTGAGCCCGAGCTGACCGACGCTGCCGACTCCTCCGTACCCGAGACGGAGACCGAGCGCGCGCTGGACGACGTCGAGCAGGTGCGCGAGTAGTCGCTGTCCGCCCCGACGGGAGCGGCACTGAACGGGCAGGAGGAGCGCGGGCCTGCGAACTGGGTTCTCGCCCGGTCTCATCAGCCCTGTTCGACGCTGGCCGGGGACCTGGCCACCAGCGCGTAGGTCGAGCAGCGACAATGGCGTGGTGGACGACTGGGTGGAGCTGCGCACCGGCGTCCGGCCCACCCCACCACCCGCCGTGCGCCGCAGCACGCGCAGCGTGCTCGACCCGGAGACCCGCCCGAGCGGTGCCGAGCCCGACCCGTCGGTGACCTTCGGCCCGCGTGGCCGGGCGGTCGCCAACCACCTGCTCGAGGTGCACGGACACCACCGGGCCGAGATCGACCACGTGCGCGACGTCGTGGGCCAGGTGCGGGCCGGCGTCGCCGCGATCGGCGCGGCACGATCGGCCGTCAACGACATGGCCGTCCGCGCCAACAGCTGGACCCTGGGCGGCATCTGCCAGGCCCAGTGCCTCGCCCTCACCCAGCACCACACGATGGAGACCGGCCAGGTCTTCCCGCACCTCGTGGCCGAGCAGCCCGACCTCGCACCCGTCGTCGAACGACTCGACGCCGAGCACCACCTGATCCACGGCGTCCTCGAGGAGCTCGACGCGGCCCTGGTCCACCTCGTCCAGCACCCCTCGGACCTCGACCCGCTCGAGGCCGCTCTCGACCTGCTCGAGGACACGCTGCTGTCGCACTTCGCCTACGAGGAGCGCGAGCTCGTCGCACCCCTGGCCCGGCACGGGTTCTTCCTCGACCAGGTGTGAGGCGACGGCCCCTCCGCCTCCTCAGCCCGGCCGTGTGCCCGGGCGAGCGGGGCGAGCGCGGGGTCAGGAGCGGTCGACGGCGTACGGACGACCGGCGCGGGCGGTGGGACGGACCGCGGGGCCGACGCCGGTGCCGGTCAGCTCGCTGGTCGCGGTGAGCTCGCCGCCTCCGAACGTCGCGGTCGTGGCCAGCGGCCCGGTCGCCGTCGGCGCGAACGCCACGCTGAAGGTGCAGAAGCCGTGCGCCGGGATCACGTTCTGGAGGCAGGTGTTCTCACCCTCGACGTAGTCGAAGAGGAAGTTGCCGTAGTCGCTGAGATCCCCCCGGGTGAGCGGCAGGTCGGTGTCGCCGCCGTTGACGAGCCTGAACGTGCGGGTGGCCGTCTGACCGATGGTGACGGAGCCGTAGTCCCACGCGGCCGGGCTGATGGAGAGGCCGGTCGGTGCCGCCGTGGCCTCGAGCGGGACGGTGGTGGCGCCGCGGCCGCCGCCGGCGACGACCAGGGACGCCGTCCGGGTGCGGGTCGGGTCGCCCCCGGGCGCGAGGCCCACCTGGGCCGTGCAGGAGGCGCCGGGCACCAGCCAGGGCCCGCACGTGCCTTCTGAGGTCGTGAAGGCCGCGGCGTCGGGACCGCCGAGGGCGAGCGTGACGCGGTTCGTGCGCGACTGTCCGACGTTGGTGATCCGCACGTCCTGGAGCGGCGGGGCCGTGCCGGTGAACGTCAGGGCCCGGGGCTCGGCGGCGAGGGCGGCGGGGCCGACCTGCACGACCGCGGTCCTGCTCACCGCACACCGGCCGCCGGGGCTGGGCGGGAGGCAGACGCGCACGTGGTAGCTGCCCGCCACCGCCGTCGGCGGGACGGTGCCGAACGCACGCACGGTCCGGCGCGCGCCCGCCGGCAGGGCCGGGGTGCGGGTGGCCCCGACCCGGTAGCGCCGCTGCGACCCGACCGGACGGTCGGTGGCGACGATGAAGACCGTCGCCCTCCGCGGCGCCTGGCGCACGTCGGTCCGGTTGGCCAGCGTGAACGTCGCCCGTACCTCGGTGCCCTCGTCGGTCACCCTGTCCGACCCGGTCACGGCCGTGACGCGCACGGTGGGGCGGGCCTCCGTCGCGGCCGACGACGAGCCGGCAGGGGCGAGGGTCGCCGTGGCGGCCAGGACGACGAGAGAGGCACAGAGACGGCGGGGGCTGATCAGCACGGGGACAGATCACCACGTCGCCAGGCTCCCGTCAGGCGAACCGGGGAACACGCTGCCCGGTTGTCCTCGGGTCGGGACCGACCGGCGCGGACCAGGGTGGTCGACGCTTGACTGGTGCCGACCGTCGCGTCGCTGGGGCGGTGGGGCTCGCGGAGGCACTGGCTGCCCGACCGTCAGGGTGCCCAGGGTCTCGGCGCGCTGCTCGATCCAGCCCTTCGCGCGGATGCCGGAACCGAGCGGGGGGTCACCCCCGCGGAGGTGCACCCTGGGGCAGGGAGTCAGCATCCTGGGGCCTGACGTCACGTCGGCCAGCCAGGACGGGGTCGGCTTGGTGTCCAACCGCGGAAGGGACTCCCGCCATGCACGCGCACCGAGACACCCGCGGCGGCCACGACGGCCACGACGCGTTCCGGTCGGTCTGAGGTCACCGGCATGGAGCCGATCGCCGCGACCGGGGAGGTGTTCGAGGAGTTCAGGTCCCTCGGGATCGACACCGACCTGCGTGACTACCTCCTCGAACGGGCCGAGGAGGTTCGCAAGGTGGTGCCCAGCTGCGTCGGGTTGAGCCTGGCCTCGATGAAGCACGGGGTGACCTTCACCCTGGAGGCGACCTCGAGGGAGTTTGCGGCACTCGACAGCGTCCAGTACCTGGATGGCGGACCGTGCGACAGCGGTGCCCACGAGGGGGAGATGCTGGAGTACAACGCCGACGACCCCACCGACGAGCGCCGCTGGGAGCTCTTCGCCGCGAGCACCGCCGCCCACAACGTGGCCAGCACGTTGACACTGCCGCTCGTCGTTGCGCACCAGGTTGCCGGGACGGTCAATCTGTACGCCTCACGGACCGACGCCTTCAAGGGCCACCACGACGAGGTCGCGGCGATTTTCGGCGCCCGCGCACACGAGGCGGTCACCAACGCCGACCTGGGCTTCCGGACCCGCCGCGACGCCGAGCGCGCTCCGCGCGTACTTCGCGACCAGAATGACGTCACTCGAGCGGCCGGCGTCCTCATGACCAGGCACGGCATCGACCGCGAGACCGCGCGGGACCTGATCGAGCAGTCAGCTCGACGGGGAGGTGTCAGCGACGGTGACCTGGCTCGCGAGATCCTTCGGCCCGGCGGGCGCGAGTGACGTTGCGCCCTGGCCCGGGCCCGGGCCAGGGGTTCGGCCCGTCACCGGTCGCGGGCTGGTGCGGTTACCTTGGACGCCGCCCCCACCTCTCCCGGGAGGCGTCCGGTGGCGGCCTCGTTCGTCCACGACTTCGCGGCCCGAGCGACAACCCGGGGGGGCAGGATCGCCGGCACGACGACACCGGAGTGGGTCGAGGATGGATGGCGGCCGCCTGGTCGGGCGGCTCGGCTGAGCGACGCAATCCCGACCGTCTGCGGGTCGATGGGTCCCAGCCTCGCCAGTAGTCCGAGGTCCCGTCGCTGTTCTCGACCGGCATCGTGCGGTACGTTCGATTGCGTTCGACGAACTCTCGTCACCCGGACTCCGTGGCGCCCATCTGCAAGCGCCCGGCTCGTGTGGCCCAGTTCCGTCCAGGACGGACCAACCTCCCCGAGTCGGGGAAACCGTCCGGGAGGACCCAGTGGCAACCTGCCAAGACCTCGGCACACGAAACGACGATCGACCCTCCGGCTCCGGCGAGCGCCCTGGGCAACAGGTCGCCGCCGTGAACACCTACCTCGGGCCGCGGAACCTGTATGGGGATCCCGCCAGGTTGGCCGGCCTCGAGACCCTCTCAGGGCGCGAGCGGGAGGTGCTCCACCTGATCACGAACGCCTGGAGCAACCACGAGATCGCCGCTGAGCTGCACCTCGGCATCACCACCGTCAAGACCTACATCAGGTTGGCCTACCGCAAGATGGGGGTCGACTCGCGCTCGCAGGCAGTCCTGTGGGGCGTGCACCGCGGGCTACTTGACGGTGACGAGGTCGTCCGGCGCGACTGACCTGGGGTCGCACTCTCCTGCCTCCACGCGGAGCTCGGCGACAACCAGGTCGTCATCCCCAGGGGTGTTTGCGCCCGTGCGGGTCGCCTCGGCGGCGTCCCTGCCCTAGGGTCGGAGTGCTCGTTCGTCCCGGTCCCCGACGAATCGATCATTCGATCGTTTGGAGACGCCGGTTGACGTCGATGTCAACGCACGCAGACATGCCTCCCACCTACGGGTCGTGTCGCTGCGTTCTCGTGGCCTCCATCGCGCTTGCCACCCATACTCGAACCAAGGATGAGACTTCATGACTACCCACGATTCTGCCCATCACGACGCCCGCGCCACCGGCCGGCGGATCAGCACCGAGACCAAGGCCTCGACCAAGAGCACCGAGCTCTACGCCTACGTCGCCGCGGTCATCGCCGTCGTCATCACCGCGGTGGTCATCGGAGACAACGGCGACGCACCGGGCGGCGACTCGTTCGGTGGCTCCGAGGCGATGCGCTACATCACGTACCTGACCATCGGCTACATGATCGCGCGCGGACTGGCCAAGGCCGGCAGCCGCGACTTCTACGACGCCGAGGTCAGGGACCACGCGGCACGCTGACCCTTCGCGCTCGGTCACGACGAGCGACGGCCCCATCCAGGCATCGTCTGGGTGGGGCTGTTGCCTTCGGAGCAGCCGAGCCGGCGTGCGCCTCAGGCCAGGTCAGCGGGGCGCATCCTCGCCGGGCCGTGATCCCATCGGCGGCAGGTTCGCGCTGAGTGTCTGAACCAGTAGGCGCTCGCAGGACCACGGCGCCACCCTCGAGGCCACCGGCACCGGTCTCGCATCGCCGCGAGCGAGCACGGCGCTGTCCCTGATCCTTCTGCTGAGATCTGTCCTCCTACGACAGTCGTGCGCGAGCGTGCTCCAGGACCGTTGTGCTGCGCAGGTCACGGCTGACGACTTCTGCGGCGACGTCGGTGAGCTTTCGGCCATGGTCGCGCGCGTAGTGCCGGAGCAGGACGAAGGCGTCGCGGACGTTCACCTCGCCTGCGTTGGCGACGATGCCCTTGGCCTGCTCCAACACGACGCGGCTGTCCAAGGCGCGCTGGAGCTGGGTGTTGACGGTCTCGAGGTCGGCTGCGGACTTCTCGTTGATGATGGCCACGCTGGCCACGTGCACCAGCGCTTGAGCCAGCTCCAGGTCCTCGTCATCGAGGCGACCGACGCCGTCGCCGAAGAGGCCGAGCGCTCCACGGACGCGCGTCCGGATCCTCATCGGGTCCCGAGATGCCGGCCGCCCATCGTTCTGCCTCTGCCATGGAGTTGCCCGGCTCACCGTCCTCAACCAGGTGCGGACAGATCGAGAAGTCGACGAGGCCGAGCGCGCGGTCGTCACCGTTCGGCGGCCGCCACTGGATGAAGTCCTCCCCGACCTCGGGAGTCATCGCCATGCTCCCAGCGCTCAGGCCGACCCAGGTCGTCCTGGTGAGCGAGGGGAGCAGGTCAGCCAGTCCGGACTCCCGCATCCAGTGACACAGGTAGAGGACGTCGCCGCCCGCCGCCAGCAACACGTCTGTCTCCCTGACCAGGGGCACCCAGCTCGCTTGGTCGATGCTGGGCAGCGCGGTCAGCTCCAGCACACCGACGGACTGCCAGCCCAGGTCGACCATGGGGTTGTCGGCGTTGCCGCTGATGAACTGCCAGGTTCGGACGCCGGGGCCGA
It encodes the following:
- a CDS encoding cupin domain-containing protein translates to MHRKPRDLTTMVLDWGSIKWFVSPDTVPGATSSFGEVVINPTQGHDRHEHPGADEVLYVIEGTGRQTVGDGPEFEIVAGDTIWVPRGTPHSTFNTGWKALRLIATYTPGGEEQALRGLPDFVELPAGDTPVWKPADSAR
- a CDS encoding hemerythrin domain-containing protein: MDDWVELRTGVRPTPPPAVRRSTRSVLDPETRPSGAEPDPSVTFGPRGRAVANHLLEVHGHHRAEIDHVRDVVGQVRAGVAAIGAARSAVNDMAVRANSWTLGGICQAQCLALTQHHTMETGQVFPHLVAEQPDLAPVVERLDAEHHLIHGVLEELDAALVHLVQHPSDLDPLEAALDLLEDTLLSHFAYEERELVAPLARHGFFLDQV
- a CDS encoding choice-of-anchor D domain-containing protein, translated to MTDEGTEVRATFTLANRTDVRQAPRRATVFIVATDRPVGSQRRYRVGATRTPALPAGARRTVRAFGTVPPTAVAGSYHVRVCLPPSPGGRCAVSRTAVVQVGPAALAAEPRALTFTGTAPPLQDVRITNVGQSRTNRVTLALGGPDAAAFTTSEGTCGPWLVPGASCTAQVGLAPGGDPTRTRTASLVVAGGGRGATTVPLEATAAPTGLSISPAAWDYGSVTIGQTATRTFRLVNGGDTDLPLTRGDLSDYGNFLFDYVEGENTCLQNVIPAHGFCTFSVAFAPTATGPLATTATFGGGELTATSELTGTGVGPAVRPTARAGRPYAVDRS
- a CDS encoding ANTAR domain-containing protein — its product is MEPIAATGEVFEEFRSLGIDTDLRDYLLERAEEVRKVVPSCVGLSLASMKHGVTFTLEATSREFAALDSVQYLDGGPCDSGAHEGEMLEYNADDPTDERRWELFAASTAAHNVASTLTLPLVVAHQVAGTVNLYASRTDAFKGHHDEVAAIFGARAHEAVTNADLGFRTRRDAERAPRVLRDQNDVTRAAGVLMTRHGIDRETARDLIEQSARRGGVSDGDLAREILRPGGRE
- a CDS encoding LuxR C-terminal-related transcriptional regulator, whose protein sequence is MLHLITNAWSNHEIAAELHLGITTVKTYIRLAYRKMGVDSRSQAVLWGVHRGLLDGDEVVRRD
- a CDS encoding ANTAR domain-containing protein, producing the protein MAIINEKSAADLETVNTQLQRALDSRVVLEQAKGIVANAGEVNVRDAFVLLRHYARDHGRKLTDVAAEVVSRDLRSTTVLEHARARLS
- a CDS encoding Type 1 glutamine amidotransferase-like domain-containing protein is translated as MKLLLTSGGVTNASIREALVDLLGKPIADSSALCIPTAQYGHPAVGPGVRTWQFISGNADNPMVDLGWQSVGVLELTALPSIDQASWVPLVRETDVLLAAGGDVLYLCHWMRESGLADLLPSLTRTTWVGLSAGSMAMTPEVGEDFIQWRPPNGDDRALGLVDFSICPHLVEDGEPGNSMAEAERWAAGISGPDEDPDARPWSARPLRRRRRSPR